A stretch of the Aminipila terrae genome encodes the following:
- a CDS encoding efflux RND transporter permease subunit gives MTLSSISIKRPIATIMLMLMVVVLGVASLMGLPQDLFPKIEYPVALVMTTYGNASPEEVEKMVTEPLEQSLASVEGLDEMMSMSMPGKSIVMVQFQMDTDMNFATLNMREKIAMVESYLPDDAGDPMVMKMDMDAIPITQIYVSGNMPLSQLNSQVEDNVVNYFERVAGVASVNVMGGVDKEVSVKVRQDKLSGYDLTLAQLAQILAAENINMPSGDVSKGDTEIVVRTMGEFKSVDDIRNLPVTLKDRSIVRLSDIASISDTYQEQESVSRIDGKTAVGIFVTKQSDANTVSTSKEVIKEMKELQKKFPNLTFTVGFNQADFIQQSIHSVSESAISGAILAVLVVFMFLKNIRSTMVIALSIPTSLLTTFALMKAMGMTLNMITLCSLTIAVGMLVDDSIVVLENIFRVRQDSSGAEEAAEKGSKEIFLAVVSSTLAKVVVFLPIALSGGITGMMFKDFCFTIIIALMASLIVSLTVVPMLCSKLLTKGLSTDYIRFGKHRYKFRYLHKFTQFIEDLKESYGQFMKKALNMRKRVIAVCIAVFVVSIALVGVVGTELMPESDEGTFTINVDVPYGTSLKDKDKILTKIEDYVMNIPEMEHCTVDIGQTSMMSFGDNCSLSVTLVNKQDRKRSTKDVVRQAKKDLAYFTGAELDIKESSSLSFGMGTQSDLAIDIKGKELDQLDKIGSELCKKIEKVDNVVSAKVDSSEGDPEVKVVLNRSTAAYYGITASQLANGLSGALSGSTATKLKIDGEEIEINLSLPKEYSKSIENMKQITITGSTGLSVPVGQIADLEFDNSPSSVNRMNQQRYITIAVDIQGNDLGKVSKDVLKIVNNYQFPDGYIYEAGVSRSK, from the coding sequence ATGACTTTATCAAGTATATCGATAAAACGGCCAATTGCAACCATTATGCTTATGCTGATGGTTGTCGTATTAGGTGTGGCTTCTTTAATGGGTTTACCACAGGACTTATTCCCAAAGATTGAGTATCCCGTGGCTCTCGTTATGACTACATATGGAAATGCTTCTCCTGAAGAAGTAGAAAAAATGGTTACCGAACCTTTGGAACAATCTCTTGCTTCAGTTGAAGGTCTGGATGAAATGATGTCTATGAGCATGCCTGGAAAATCCATTGTTATGGTACAGTTTCAAATGGACACCGATATGAACTTTGCAACCTTAAACATGCGTGAAAAGATTGCAATGGTAGAAAGCTATCTGCCTGATGACGCTGGGGACCCAATGGTTATGAAAATGGACATGGATGCTATTCCTATCACTCAGATCTATGTATCAGGGAACATGCCATTGAGTCAGTTAAACAGCCAGGTTGAAGACAATGTGGTAAACTATTTTGAAAGAGTTGCTGGTGTAGCATCTGTTAATGTAATGGGCGGCGTGGATAAAGAGGTTTCGGTTAAAGTAAGACAGGATAAATTGTCTGGTTACGATTTGACTTTGGCACAGCTTGCACAGATTCTTGCTGCAGAAAATATTAACATGCCAAGTGGTGACGTATCCAAAGGGGACACGGAAATCGTTGTACGAACCATGGGTGAATTCAAATCTGTAGATGATATCAGGAATTTACCTGTTACATTAAAGGACAGGAGCATAGTAAGGCTTTCTGATATAGCTTCCATTTCTGATACGTATCAGGAACAGGAGTCGGTCAGCAGAATTGATGGAAAAACTGCTGTGGGTATATTTGTAACAAAGCAGTCTGATGCCAATACTGTTTCAACGTCCAAGGAAGTAATAAAAGAAATGAAGGAACTTCAGAAAAAGTTCCCGAACTTAACATTTACAGTGGGATTTAATCAGGCAGATTTTATACAGCAATCCATACATTCCGTATCGGAATCTGCTATTTCAGGAGCAATACTGGCTGTATTGGTAGTATTCATGTTCCTGAAAAACATACGATCGACTATGGTAATTGCCTTATCTATCCCTACTTCCCTATTAACAACCTTTGCGCTCATGAAAGCAATGGGAATGACATTAAATATGATTACTTTATGCTCTCTGACTATTGCGGTTGGTATGCTGGTAGATGACTCGATTGTAGTTCTGGAAAATATATTCAGGGTAAGGCAGGATAGTAGTGGCGCGGAAGAAGCCGCAGAGAAGGGCAGTAAGGAAATTTTTCTTGCGGTTGTATCTTCTACCCTGGCTAAAGTAGTGGTATTTTTACCTATTGCACTTAGTGGGGGCATTACAGGGATGATGTTTAAAGATTTTTGCTTTACCATTATCATAGCACTGATGGCTTCTCTGATAGTATCCCTGACTGTTGTGCCGATGCTTTGCTCCAAGCTGTTGACAAAAGGTTTGTCCACGGATTATATACGATTTGGAAAACATAGATATAAGTTCAGGTATTTACATAAATTTACACAGTTTATTGAAGATTTGAAGGAATCTTATGGTCAATTCATGAAAAAAGCTTTAAATATGCGTAAACGTGTAATTGCTGTGTGCATAGCAGTATTTGTGGTATCCATTGCTTTGGTTGGAGTCGTTGGGACGGAGCTGATGCCAGAGTCTGACGAAGGTACTTTTACCATAAACGTAGATGTACCTTATGGTACTTCACTAAAGGATAAAGATAAAATTTTGACCAAGATTGAGGACTATGTAATGAATATTCCGGAAATGGAGCATTGCACAGTAGATATAGGGCAGACCAGTATGATGTCTTTTGGAGACAATTGCAGTTTAAGTGTTACTCTTGTTAACAAGCAGGACAGAAAGCGTAGTACGAAAGATGTTGTAAGGCAGGCTAAAAAAGACCTGGCTTATTTCACAGGTGCGGAGCTTGATATAAAAGAGTCTTCCTCTCTGTCCTTTGGAATGGGTACACAATCTGATTTAGCTATAGATATAAAGGGCAAGGAACTTGACCAGCTGGATAAGATTGGAAGCGAACTTTGCAAAAAGATTGAAAAAGTAGATAACGTAGTATCTGCAAAAGTAGACAGTTCAGAAGGAGATCCGGAGGTAAAAGTAGTGCTGAACAGAAGCACGGCAGCTTACTATGGTATAACTGCCTCACAGCTTGCCAATGGGCTTTCCGGGGCACTTTCTGGTTCCACTGCCACTAAATTGAAGATTGATGGGGAAGAAATTGAAATTAATCTTTCTTTACCGAAAGAATACAGCAAATCCATTGAAAACATGAAACAGATTACCATTACAGGAAGTACAGGATTGTCTGTTCCAGTAGGTCAGATTGCGGATTTGGAATTTGATAACTCTCCAAGCAGTGTTAACCGGATGAATCAGCAAAGATACATAACCATTGCAGTAGATATTCAGGGCAATGACTTAGGAAAGGTTTCCAAGGATGTACTAAAAATCGTGAATAATTATCAGTTCCCTGACGGATATATTTATGAAGCTGGGGTCAGCAGGAGCAAATGA
- a CDS encoding efflux RND transporter permease subunit, which yields MMDSFKSLGLALLVALALVYLVFAAQFESITLPIMVMMSIPFAMSGAFLALFITGTSLSMVSFLGLIMLAGIVVNNAILLLEFINQNKQKMGRDEALIEAGKIRMRPIIMGAGTTVMGMVPMAIGSGEGGETLAPMAISIIGGLIASTIVTLVLIPVLYAIFDDRKAKKDEKHKAHDRMVLELEAKWREEDCRNV from the coding sequence ATGATGGATTCGTTCAAGAGTTTAGGCCTGGCATTACTGGTTGCTCTTGCGCTGGTATATCTGGTGTTCGCAGCACAGTTTGAATCGATTACACTGCCTATTATGGTTATGATGTCTATACCATTTGCCATGTCCGGAGCATTTTTGGCATTATTTATAACAGGTACCTCCTTGTCGATGGTTTCCTTCTTAGGGTTAATCATGCTGGCGGGAATCGTAGTTAACAATGCCATACTTCTTCTTGAATTCATCAATCAGAATAAACAAAAGATGGGTAGAGATGAGGCTCTGATAGAGGCTGGTAAAATAAGGATGAGGCCGATAATTATGGGTGCAGGAACTACAGTTATGGGTATGGTACCGATGGCTATAGGATCAGGAGAAGGGGGAGAAACTTTAGCGCCTATGGCAATTTCTATCATAGGCGGACTTATTGCTTCCACTATAGTAACCTTAGTTCTGATTCCTGTTTTATATGCAATTTTTGATGACAGAAAAGCAAAAAAAGATGAAAAGCATAAAGCTCACGACCGAATGGTTTTAGAGCTGGAAGCAAAATGGCGTGAAGAGGATTGCAGAAATGTATAG
- a CDS encoding TetR/AcrR family transcriptional regulator translates to MYRGKEIKKQKILEAAYQLFSENGYKKTKIADIAAAAGIGKGTVYEYFDSKETLLISIFSSGVEEHLDSFKKVTECEMTQTEKLIELVNLETTCTREHGARMMKMSQMILDNSDGLSADFIKRMNEVWNRKYKFVHQILAKGIETGEFRNMNADMATVAIMGAVGSYLNLKYGVSILPDVVLPFDAKSFNIEELIGFLLEGIRI, encoded by the coding sequence ATGTATAGGGGAAAAGAGATAAAAAAACAAAAAATTTTAGAGGCTGCTTATCAGCTATTTAGCGAAAATGGATATAAAAAAACTAAAATAGCGGATATTGCAGCAGCAGCAGGCATCGGAAAAGGTACTGTTTATGAATACTTTGACAGCAAAGAAACATTACTGATCAGCATTTTTTCCAGTGGTGTGGAGGAACACTTAGACAGCTTTAAAAAAGTAACAGAATGTGAAATGACACAGACAGAAAAGCTGATAGAACTGGTAAATCTTGAAACAACCTGTACTAGAGAACACGGTGCACGAATGATGAAGATGTCACAGATGATTTTAGATAACAGTGATGGATTGTCTGCAGATTTTATCAAAAGAATGAATGAGGTCTGGAACAGAAAATACAAATTTGTTCATCAGATACTGGCAAAAGGCATTGAAACTGGTGAATTCCGTAACATGAATGCTGATATGGCTACAGTGGCTATAATGGGGGCTGTGGGAAGCTATTTGAATCTAAAATATGGGGTAAGTATTTTACCGGATGTAGTGCTGCCCTTTGATGCAAAATCTTTTAATATAGAGGAACTCATAGGGTTCCTTTTAGAAGGAATCCGCATATAA
- a CDS encoding SEC-C metal-binding domain-containing protein — MNLYEQWQDLINNQTDDTFPDFWEKYSSTETKIYTDILENHEKIISGTFQELKDKYDADPVIFMGFLDGINTSLKDEMKIEEYDENSKIKLDIDFEKLFFNMLGAEADYLYSIPAWDKVLPLEKREGIVKEFKKSKTVVKEKEPGRNDPCPCGSGKKYKKCCGANK, encoded by the coding sequence ATGAATTTATATGAACAGTGGCAGGATTTAATAAATAACCAGACAGATGATACTTTCCCTGATTTCTGGGAAAAATACAGTTCAACAGAAACTAAGATTTATACAGATATCTTAGAGAATCATGAAAAAATAATTTCTGGGACTTTTCAGGAACTAAAAGATAAATATGATGCAGACCCAGTTATTTTCATGGGATTTCTTGACGGGATCAACACAAGCCTAAAAGACGAAATGAAAATTGAAGAGTATGATGAAAATTCTAAAATCAAACTGGACATTGACTTTGAAAAACTTTTCTTCAACATGCTGGGAGCTGAAGCTGATTATTTATACTCCATACCAGCTTGGGACAAAGTACTTCCTTTGGAAAAAAGAGAAGGCATTGTAAAGGAATTCAAAAAATCAAAAACTGTAGTTAAAGAAAAAGAACCTGGCAGAAATGATCCATGCCCTTGCGGCAGCGGCAAAAAATATAAAAAATGCTGCGGTGCAAATAAGTAA
- a CDS encoding homoserine dehydrogenase, whose protein sequence is METVKIGLLGLGNIGTGTYKTLEMNKVQITKATGLNLEISKILEKDTTRERDITVCQEQFTQDPDEIFKDPEIDIVIELLGGVEPATTFMLEAMKNKKSVVTANKAAVAANFQKLTDTAKANHVEFRYEASVGGGIPIINALTTVLQANEFVEVQGIVNGTTNYILTQMTEFGLKYEDVLKKSQELGFAESDPTADVEGIDVANKLSILISIMFNTYIAPKDIPTQGISNIKQQDIEAAKVEDSKIKLIAYAHKEGDKLEYSVKPMLLKNSHPLASVSNEFNAVYVTGNAVGELMFYGKGAGPLPTGSAVMGDVLEIAKKIYNK, encoded by the coding sequence ATGGAAACAGTCAAAATAGGACTACTAGGCTTAGGTAACATTGGAACTGGCACTTACAAGACTCTTGAAATGAATAAAGTGCAAATTACTAAGGCAACCGGTCTTAATCTTGAAATCAGTAAAATTCTTGAAAAAGATACAACTAGAGAAAGAGATATTACAGTTTGTCAGGAACAATTCACACAAGATCCTGATGAGATATTTAAAGATCCTGAGATTGACATTGTAATTGAACTTTTAGGTGGCGTAGAACCTGCAACTACATTTATGCTTGAAGCTATGAAAAATAAGAAGAGCGTTGTTACAGCCAACAAAGCCGCAGTAGCTGCTAATTTTCAGAAACTGACAGATACTGCAAAAGCTAATCATGTGGAGTTTCGATACGAAGCCAGTGTTGGTGGTGGAATTCCTATTATAAATGCTCTCACAACTGTCCTTCAAGCCAATGAATTTGTGGAAGTCCAGGGGATTGTAAATGGCACTACAAACTATATTCTTACACAGATGACCGAGTTCGGTTTAAAATATGAAGATGTACTAAAAAAATCTCAGGAGTTAGGCTTTGCTGAATCGGATCCTACAGCTGATGTGGAAGGTATTGACGTGGCTAATAAGCTTTCCATTTTAATATCCATTATGTTCAATACTTATATTGCTCCTAAGGATATACCAACCCAGGGCATAAGTAACATTAAACAACAAGATATCGAAGCTGCAAAAGTCGAGGACAGTAAAATAAAATTAATCGCTTATGCACATAAAGAGGGAGATAAACTGGAATACAGTGTAAAGCCTATGCTATTGAAGAATTCTCATCCTCTTGCATCTGTCAGCAATGAATTTAATGCTGTTTATGTAACAGGTAATGCTGTTGGTGAATTAATGTTTTACGGTAAAGGAGCAGGTCCCCTTCCAACGGGCAGCGCGGTTATGGGAGATGTTCTTGAAATTGCAAAAAAAATATATAATAAATAA
- the trmL gene encoding tRNA (uridine(34)/cytosine(34)/5-carboxymethylaminomethyluridine(34)-2'-O)-methyltransferase TrmL: MAIHIVFVEPEIPPNTGNIARTCAATGSVLHLVEPLGFSIDDKSVKRAGLDYWPFVQLEIHKSLEAFMEKYGDRQLYLATTKGGHKYTDVQFKDGDMILFGRETAGLPREFIAEHKEKAIRIPMSVDTRLRSLNLSNSANIILFEALRQLDFPGLE, encoded by the coding sequence ATGGCAATTCACATTGTTTTTGTGGAACCTGAGATTCCGCCTAACACGGGGAATATAGCAAGGACCTGCGCTGCAACAGGTAGCGTACTTCATTTAGTAGAGCCGTTAGGATTTTCTATAGATGATAAGAGTGTAAAAAGAGCGGGGCTTGATTACTGGCCTTTTGTACAGTTGGAAATTCATAAGAGCCTTGAGGCTTTTATGGAAAAGTATGGGGACCGACAGCTTTATCTTGCAACTACCAAAGGCGGACATAAATATACTGATGTGCAGTTTAAAGATGGAGATATGATTTTATTTGGAAGAGAGACGGCAGGGCTTCCAAGGGAATTTATTGCTGAACATAAAGAGAAAGCTATAAGGATTCCCATGAGCGTGGATACAAGGTTAAGGTCGTTAAATCTGTCTAACTCTGCTAATATCATACTCTTTGAAGCATTAAGGCAGTTAGATTTCCCTGGATTAGAGTAA